A window from Actimicrobium sp. CCC2.4 encodes these proteins:
- a CDS encoding MFS transporter → MASDPDSGNRYGVLRYRNFRFYLAARLLSTLAVQMQSVAIGWQVYAMTGDVFDLGLIGLAQFAPFLLLILYAGHVADRYDRRRIITGCIVAQLACGLGLLAFTCLNLQIVWPIFAVLVLFGSARAFIMPASQAILINMVPADSFGKAVALSSSTFHVAVIAGPVLGGVLYLAGPKTVYLIVAGLLTLSAVLMLMTSSTPQVTHKEPATWHSVMGGLRFVWSRPVVLGAISLDLFAVLFGGATALLPAIASDILHVGPTGLGLLRTAPAIGAAVTSIALTFRPITRRVGVWMFGGVALFGAGTVVLGLTGSIVVAMIALVLMGVGDMVSVYIRHLLVQFETPDAIRGRVSAVNSVFIGASNELGEFESGITAGWFGLVPAILIGGVATLAVTAAWSLGFPVLSKMDRFPHASKDAEKT, encoded by the coding sequence ATGGCATCTGATCCGGACTCAGGCAACCGCTACGGCGTACTGCGTTACCGCAATTTTCGTTTCTACCTGGCAGCGCGATTGCTGTCGACGCTGGCCGTGCAAATGCAAAGCGTGGCAATAGGCTGGCAGGTCTACGCCATGACCGGCGATGTTTTCGACCTCGGCCTGATCGGGCTTGCGCAGTTCGCGCCGTTCCTGCTGCTGATCCTGTACGCCGGCCACGTGGCTGATCGCTACGACCGGCGCAGGATCATCACCGGCTGCATCGTTGCGCAACTGGCGTGCGGCCTCGGCCTGCTGGCATTCACCTGTCTGAACCTGCAAATCGTCTGGCCGATCTTTGCGGTGCTGGTGCTGTTCGGCAGCGCGCGCGCCTTCATCATGCCGGCCAGCCAGGCCATCCTGATCAACATGGTACCGGCCGACAGCTTCGGCAAAGCTGTCGCGCTGAGTTCATCGACCTTCCACGTCGCCGTCATCGCCGGTCCGGTGCTGGGCGGCGTGCTGTATCTGGCCGGACCAAAGACGGTTTATCTGATTGTCGCCGGCCTGCTGACGTTGTCTGCGGTGCTGATGCTGATGACCAGCAGCACGCCGCAAGTGACTCACAAGGAACCGGCCACCTGGCACAGCGTGATGGGAGGCTTGCGCTTCGTCTGGTCGCGTCCGGTCGTGCTCGGCGCGATTTCGCTGGACCTGTTTGCGGTACTGTTCGGTGGTGCCACCGCGCTGCTGCCGGCGATTGCCAGCGATATCCTGCATGTCGGTCCGACCGGCCTCGGCCTGCTGCGTACGGCACCCGCCATCGGTGCAGCGGTTACTTCGATCGCGCTGACCTTCCGGCCGATCACACGCCGGGTCGGCGTGTGGATGTTTGGCGGCGTCGCGCTGTTCGGTGCCGGCACCGTGGTGCTCGGCCTGACCGGTAGCATTGTTGTGGCAATGATCGCACTGGTGCTGATGGGGGTCGGCGACATGGTTAGCGTGTACATCCGGCACTTGCTGGTGCAGTTCGAAACACCGGATGCGATCCGTGGCCGCGTCAGCGCAGTCAATTCAGTCTTCATCGGTGCCTCGAACGAGCTCGGCGAATTTGAATCCGGCATCACCGCAGGCTGGTTCGGACTGGTGCCGGCGATCTTGATCGGCGGGGTGGCGACACTGGCGGTGACGGCGGCTTGGTCACTGGGTTTTCCGGTGCTGTCGAAGATGGATCGGTTTCCGCATGCGAGCAAGGATGCTGAAAAAACCTAG
- a CDS encoding sulfite exporter TauE/SafE family protein codes for MQIIQDPLFYAAAIPAVLITSISKGGFAGGLGIVAVPLMALAISPTQAASIMLPILCVMDLTGFVTWRKRADPALLKLLLPGALVGILIGALMFHQLNDAMVTAMVGVMALVFALNYWLKGKVRVPVHLPDKASAGLWSFLSGFTSFVSHAGGPPMAIYLLPKHLDKAVYVGTVTILFTTINYAKIVPYALLGQLSLDNLATAAVLSPLAPIGVKLGAWMHDRIDANVFYRISYGFLLLTGLKLSWDGLRHLLG; via the coding sequence ATGCAGATCATCCAGGACCCGTTGTTCTACGCCGCCGCCATTCCGGCCGTGCTGATCACCAGTATTTCAAAAGGCGGCTTTGCCGGCGGCCTCGGCATCGTGGCGGTACCGTTGATGGCGCTGGCGATCTCGCCGACGCAGGCCGCCAGCATCATGCTGCCGATCCTGTGCGTGATGGATCTGACCGGCTTCGTGACCTGGCGCAAGCGCGCCGATCCCGCCTTGCTCAAGCTGCTGCTGCCGGGTGCGCTGGTCGGCATCCTGATCGGCGCGCTGATGTTTCATCAATTGAACGATGCGATGGTGACGGCGATGGTCGGCGTGATGGCGCTGGTGTTCGCGCTCAATTACTGGCTAAAAGGTAAAGTGCGCGTGCCGGTGCATTTGCCGGACAAGGCCAGTGCCGGGCTATGGTCTTTTCTGTCGGGCTTCACGAGTTTTGTCTCGCATGCAGGCGGTCCGCCGATGGCGATTTATTTGCTGCCAAAGCATCTCGATAAGGCGGTCTATGTCGGCACCGTGACCATCCTGTTCACGACCATCAATTACGCCAAGATCGTGCCGTATGCGCTGCTCGGCCAACTCAGCCTGGACAACCTCGCCACGGCGGCAGTGCTGTCGCCACTGGCACCGATCGGCGTCAAGCTCGGTGCGTGGATGCATGACCGTATCGATGCGAACGTGTTTTACCGGATCTCGTATGGATTCCTGCTGCTGACCGGGTTGAAGCTGAGCTGGGATGGGCTGCGGCATCTGCTTGGCTAG
- a CDS encoding sulfate ABC transporter substrate-binding protein has protein sequence MSFTPLLKSLLVAAVLIPAVHVASAAGLSLLNVSYDPTRELYQDVNQAFARQWASRGGDTIRFKQSHGGSGKQARAVIDGLEADVVTLALAYDIDAIAERGLIAPGWQKRLPHNSAPYTSTIVFLVRKGNPKGITDWSDLIKPGIAVITPNPKTSGGARWNHLAAWGYALKQPGGNEATAREFLGKLYKNVPVLDSGSRGATTTFVERGIGDVLIAWENEALLAIKELGPDKVEIVAPPLSILAEPPVAVVDKVVDKRGTRKLAEAYVQYLYSDEGQEIAAKNYYRPTSAAAVKKYAAQFPKVQLLTIEEVAGGWTKAQKTHFADGGVFDQIYLPARK, from the coding sequence ATGTCATTCACCCCTTTGCTCAAGTCGCTGCTCGTAGCCGCCGTGCTGATCCCCGCCGTGCACGTCGCCAGTGCCGCCGGGCTGTCGCTGCTCAACGTATCGTACGATCCGACCCGCGAGCTGTACCAGGATGTCAACCAGGCCTTTGCCAGGCAGTGGGCGTCCAGGGGCGGCGACACGATCCGCTTCAAGCAATCGCATGGCGGTTCGGGCAAGCAGGCCCGTGCGGTCATTGATGGTCTCGAAGCCGATGTCGTCACGCTGGCACTGGCCTATGACATCGATGCGATTGCCGAACGTGGACTGATCGCACCGGGCTGGCAAAAGCGCTTGCCGCACAACAGTGCGCCGTACACGTCGACGATTGTTTTTCTGGTCCGCAAGGGCAACCCGAAAGGCATCACCGACTGGAGTGATCTGATCAAGCCGGGTATCGCCGTCATCACACCGAATCCGAAAACCTCCGGCGGCGCACGCTGGAACCATCTGGCCGCATGGGGCTATGCGCTCAAGCAACCGGGCGGCAATGAAGCGACGGCCCGTGAGTTCCTCGGCAAGCTTTACAAGAACGTACCGGTGCTCGATTCCGGCTCCCGCGGCGCAACCACGACCTTCGTCGAGCGCGGCATCGGTGACGTGCTGATCGCGTGGGAAAACGAAGCGCTGCTGGCCATCAAGGAACTCGGTCCGGACAAGGTCGAGATCGTCGCGCCGCCGCTAAGCATCCTGGCCGAACCACCGGTGGCCGTGGTCGATAAAGTGGTCGACAAGCGTGGCACCCGCAAGCTTGCCGAAGCCTATGTCCAGTATCTGTATTCGGACGAAGGACAAGAGATCGCGGCCAAAAATTATTACCGCCCGACCTCGGCCGCCGCCGTTAAAAAATACGCCGCGCAATTTCCGAAAGTGCAATTACTGACCATCGAGGAAGTCGCCGGTGGCTGGACCAAGGCACAGAAAACCCACTTCGCCGATGGCGGCGTGTTCGATCAAATCTACCTGCCTGCCCGCAAATGA
- a CDS encoding ATP-binding protein, whose translation MSLPETPRIHIFTLLLLLQEKLSHTSAVVLLGPRQVGKTTLARTVADGWPGGAVYLDLERPADRLRLEDADSYLRAQQGKLVILDEIHRAPGVFEVLRGIIDDNRRAGQRNGQFLLLGSTSLDLMRQSSETLAGRIAYMEIGPIDTGEASGAGIADATLWLRGGFPDSLLATDDRRSLDWRRDFIRSYLERDVPMFAPRLPAETIGRLWTMLAHQQGSVLTQTRLASALDVANPTVNRYIDLLVDLQLLRRLRPWSGNVGKRLVKTPKVYVRDSGIVHALLSLETTDDVLGHPVCGASFEGHCIDNLIAAAGPHRMPYYYRTQAGAELDLLFEQGGRIEMAIEVKRSSSPSPAKGFAIACDDLGITQRFVVYPGTERFALRHGADAIGLQELTGLLRACGFVGTLACTHLRAGR comes from the coding sequence ATGTCTTTGCCTGAAACGCCGCGAATTCATATTTTTACCTTGTTATTATTGCTTCAGGAAAAGCTCTCGCACACGTCGGCCGTCGTGCTGCTGGGACCACGCCAGGTCGGCAAGACCACGCTGGCGCGCACCGTCGCCGATGGCTGGCCCGGTGGCGCGGTGTATCTGGACCTGGAACGCCCGGCTGACCGGCTGCGGCTGGAAGATGCCGACAGCTATCTGCGCGCGCAGCAAGGCAAGCTGGTCATCCTCGATGAAATCCACCGCGCGCCCGGCGTCTTTGAAGTCCTGCGCGGCATCATCGATGACAACCGCCGCGCCGGCCAGCGCAACGGCCAGTTCCTGCTGCTGGGTTCGACCTCGCTGGACCTGATGCGCCAATCCAGCGAAACGCTGGCCGGACGCATCGCCTATATGGAAATCGGCCCGATCGACACCGGCGAAGCCAGCGGCGCAGGCATCGCCGACGCCACGCTGTGGCTGCGCGGCGGGTTCCCCGACAGCCTGCTGGCGACTGACGACAGGCGCAGCCTGGATTGGCGACGCGACTTCATCCGCAGCTATCTGGAGCGCGACGTGCCGATGTTTGCCCCGCGCCTGCCGGCCGAAACTATTGGCCGGCTCTGGACCATGCTGGCGCATCAGCAAGGCAGCGTGCTGACGCAGACGCGCCTGGCCAGCGCCCTGGACGTGGCCAATCCAACCGTGAATCGCTACATCGATTTGCTGGTCGACCTGCAACTGCTGCGTCGACTGCGTCCATGGAGCGGCAACGTCGGCAAGCGCCTGGTCAAGACTCCGAAAGTGTACGTGCGCGACAGCGGCATCGTGCATGCGCTGCTGTCACTGGAAACCACGGATGACGTGCTCGGCCATCCGGTCTGTGGTGCCAGTTTTGAAGGGCATTGCATCGACAACCTGATCGCCGCCGCGGGCCCGCACCGGATGCCGTATTACTACCGCACCCAGGCCGGTGCCGAACTGGATTTACTGTTCGAACAAGGGGGCCGGATCGAGATGGCCATCGAGGTCAAACGCTCGTCCTCGCCGAGTCCGGCAAAAGGCTTTGCCATTGCCTGCGATGACCTTGGCATCACGCAGCGTTTCGTGGTTTATCCGGGCACCGAGCGCTTTGCGTTGCGGCATGGTGCCGACGCAATCGGCTTGCAGGAACTAACCGGATTATTACGCGCTTGCGGCTTCGTCGGGACGCTCGCATGCACTCATTTGCGGGCAGGCAGGTAG
- a CDS encoding DUF1109 domain-containing protein, which yields MKTDELINMLATGPDVSAQALPAWRNTLLMASAVLVSMSLMMILLGVRKDLIEVATQPAFLLKVAFVAALAWTGKIAVARLSLPGARTAMLPALIALPLVIMFVAAGLVLMDAAPGQRAQLFWGSTWRICAFLIAGLSLPIFAALLMAMRDLAPTRLRLAGAAAGFTAGATAATIYCLHCPEIEAPFVAFWYLLGMLIPAAIGALIGPRILRW from the coding sequence ATGAAAACCGACGAGTTGATCAACATGCTGGCGACCGGGCCGGACGTAAGCGCACAAGCGCTACCGGCATGGCGCAACACGCTGCTAATGGCGAGTGCCGTACTGGTCAGCATGTCACTGATGATGATATTGCTCGGCGTGCGCAAAGACTTGATCGAAGTGGCCACGCAGCCCGCATTCCTGCTGAAAGTCGCCTTTGTCGCCGCCCTGGCATGGACTGGAAAAATCGCGGTTGCGCGCCTGTCCTTACCCGGCGCGCGCACAGCGATGCTGCCGGCGTTAATCGCGCTGCCGCTCGTGATCATGTTTGTGGCGGCGGGCCTTGTTCTGATGGATGCCGCGCCAGGCCAGCGCGCACAGCTTTTCTGGGGTTCGACATGGCGCATCTGCGCCTTCCTGATCGCAGGTCTTTCATTGCCGATTTTTGCAGCGCTATTGATGGCGATGCGCGATCTGGCACCGACCCGCTTGCGTCTGGCTGGCGCGGCCGCCGGATTCACTGCCGGTGCCACGGCGGCGACCATTTATTGTCTGCATTGCCCTGAAATCGAAGCGCCGTTCGTGGCGTTCTGGTACCTGCTTGGCATGCTGATTCCGGCCGCCATCGGTGCGCTGATCGGGCCCCGTATTTTGCGTTGGTAA
- a CDS encoding sigma-70 family RNA polymerase sigma factor, with protein MERIQQSEVMRTTESRLHDLLQRGMAGDTVAYRSFLQSTSVHLRAFLRRRLSRWPDEVEDLVQESLLAIHNQRLTYDANVPLTSWMVAITKYKLIDWLRRHARRELRNEPLDDEHELFSSADENASEARRDLATLLAQLPAQQQAAIRYTKIDGWSVRETAAAMDISEASVKVAVHRGLKTLAATLREES; from the coding sequence ATGGAACGAATACAGCAGAGTGAAGTGATGCGAACCACCGAGTCACGCCTGCATGATCTGCTGCAACGGGGCATGGCCGGCGATACCGTGGCTTACCGCAGTTTTTTGCAATCGACCTCCGTGCATCTGCGCGCCTTTCTGCGCCGTCGCCTGAGCCGCTGGCCTGACGAAGTCGAAGATCTGGTGCAGGAATCGCTGCTGGCAATCCACAACCAGCGCCTGACCTATGACGCAAACGTGCCGCTGACATCGTGGATGGTGGCGATTACGAAATACAAGCTGATTGACTGGTTACGGCGGCACGCGCGACGCGAACTGCGTAACGAGCCGCTGGACGACGAACATGAACTTTTTTCCAGTGCCGACGAAAACGCCAGCGAAGCGCGGCGCGATCTGGCGACCTTGTTGGCGCAGTTGCCGGCGCAACAGCAAGCGGCGATCCGTTACACCAAGATTGATGGCTGGTCGGTCCGTGAAACCGCCGCTGCGATGGACATATCGGAAGCCTCGGTGAAGGTGGCCGTGCACCGGGGCTTGAAGACATTGGCAGCAACCTTACGAGAGGAATCATGA
- a CDS encoding DUF1223 domain-containing protein, producing the protein MTLITLQSIRLTVVACACCLTLPAYAGNVCKVKSGAATAALVELYTSEGCSSCPPADLQLRQLKQVLDAGAVVVPLALHVSYWDRIGWKDVFAQPQFDARQSALLTGRASRIVYTPQFFVNGDELRSWRNDLPATVRRVNARAAPVTITLTSAPNGSDGVALEADVVAADPQLSGALYLAVSESALVSQVTRGENSGTTLRHDNTVRKWFGPIALKQGRAQLQQQIALPADWHRENLQAVAFVQNQDGVLQALSTAQCQPARGL; encoded by the coding sequence ATGACTCTCATCACTCTGCAATCGATTCGCCTCACTGTCGTAGCTTGTGCCTGTTGCCTTACATTGCCTGCCTATGCCGGCAATGTCTGCAAGGTAAAAAGCGGTGCGGCGACCGCCGCGCTGGTCGAACTCTACACCAGCGAAGGTTGTTCCAGCTGTCCTCCGGCTGACCTGCAACTGCGCCAATTGAAGCAAGTGCTGGATGCCGGTGCGGTGGTGGTGCCGCTCGCACTGCATGTCAGTTACTGGGACCGGATCGGCTGGAAAGACGTCTTTGCGCAGCCACAATTCGATGCCCGCCAGAGCGCGCTCCTGACCGGCCGGGCAAGCCGTATCGTCTACACCCCGCAGTTTTTTGTCAATGGCGATGAGCTGCGCAGTTGGCGCAACGATCTTCCGGCCACGGTGCGCCGTGTCAATGCCCGCGCCGCACCAGTGACAATCACCTTGACGTCGGCACCGAACGGCAGCGATGGCGTGGCACTGGAGGCGGACGTTGTTGCGGCCGATCCGCAACTGAGCGGCGCGCTGTACCTCGCCGTCAGCGAGAGTGCATTGGTGTCGCAAGTGACGCGTGGCGAAAACAGCGGTACGACGCTCCGCCATGACAACACGGTACGCAAGTGGTTCGGCCCGATCGCCCTGAAGCAAGGGCGCGCGCAATTGCAACAGCAGATCGCGCTGCCGGCAGACTGGCACCGTGAAAACCTGCAAGCCGTTGCCTTTGTCCAGAATCAGGATGGGGTGCTGCAGGCCCTTAGTACGGCGCAGTGTCAGCCGGCGCGGGGACTGTGA
- a CDS encoding cytochrome b/b6 domain-containing protein, translating into MRTHQGAKPAIIHPFWLRATHWINAVAVVLMIASGLRIYNASPFFDFTIPAALTLGGWLGGALQWHFAAMWLLAVNGIAYLAINLFSGRLRRQFFPLSPRQFLRDLGAALKGKLAHADPRHYNAVQRAAYLFVILDIVLIVLSGLVLWKSVQFSMLRELLGGYEAARRIHFFAMSALAGFIALHLVMVALVPRTLLAMLRGR; encoded by the coding sequence ATGCGTACCCACCAGGGCGCCAAGCCCGCCATCATTCACCCATTCTGGCTGCGTGCCACGCACTGGATCAATGCCGTTGCGGTCGTGCTGATGATCGCCAGCGGCTTGCGTATTTATAACGCATCACCATTTTTCGACTTCACGATTCCGGCCGCGTTGACGCTGGGTGGCTGGCTGGGCGGCGCGCTGCAATGGCATTTCGCGGCGATGTGGCTGCTGGCTGTCAACGGTATCGCTTATCTGGCGATCAACCTGTTCTCGGGTCGCTTGCGCCGCCAGTTCTTTCCGCTCTCGCCGCGCCAGTTCCTGCGTGATCTGGGTGCCGCACTGAAAGGCAAACTGGCCCACGCCGATCCGCGCCACTACAACGCGGTACAACGTGCGGCGTATCTGTTCGTGATCCTCGACATCGTCCTGATCGTGTTGTCCGGGCTGGTGCTGTGGAAGTCGGTGCAGTTTTCGATGCTGCGCGAGCTGCTCGGCGGTTACGAAGCAGCGCGGCGCATACATTTTTTTGCGATGTCAGCGCTGGCCGGTTTTATCGCACTGCATCTGGTGATGGTCGCTCTGGTGCCGCGCACGCTGCTGGCCATGCTGCGCGGCCGTTGA
- a CDS encoding molybdopterin-dependent oxidoreductase — translation MKKKNIVINVDGAAMLADAIRQISVPSRRAFLQRTVTLGGLALLTGCSTSDADSIDAALTGMSRFNDKVQGLLFDPTRLAPTYPESMITRPFPFNAFYGEDKVKEVDGEAWRLELSGLIADRKPWSLTRLRGLPQTDQVTRHICVEGWSAIGKWGGVPFSTFLRQVGADLTAKYVGFKCSDDYFTSIDMATALHPQTLMALTYDGRQLPPRYGFPMKLRMPTKLGYKNPKHIQAIFVTNTYPGGYWEDQGYNWFGGS, via the coding sequence ATGAAGAAAAAAAATATCGTGATCAATGTCGACGGTGCAGCGATGCTGGCCGATGCGATCCGGCAGATCAGCGTGCCATCGCGGCGGGCGTTCCTGCAGCGCACGGTGACGCTAGGCGGCCTGGCACTGCTGACCGGTTGCTCCACTAGCGATGCCGACAGCATCGATGCCGCGCTGACCGGCATGTCACGCTTCAATGACAAGGTGCAGGGCCTGCTGTTCGACCCGACCCGATTGGCACCGACCTATCCCGAGTCGATGATTACGCGACCATTTCCGTTCAATGCGTTTTACGGCGAAGACAAAGTCAAGGAAGTCGATGGTGAGGCCTGGCGGCTCGAATTAAGTGGCCTGATCGCCGATCGCAAGCCGTGGTCGCTGACGCGTTTGCGTGGTTTGCCGCAAACCGATCAGGTCACCCGTCATATCTGCGTTGAAGGCTGGAGTGCGATCGGCAAGTGGGGGGGCGTGCCGTTTTCGACATTCCTGCGCCAGGTCGGCGCTGACCTCACGGCCAAGTACGTCGGCTTCAAATGCAGCGACGATTACTTCACCAGCATCGACATGGCGACCGCACTGCATCCGCAGACGCTGATGGCGCTGACCTACGATGGCCGGCAACTGCCACCGCGCTACGGTTTTCCGATGAAGCTGCGCATGCCGACCAAGCTCGGCTACAAGAATCCCAAACATATCCAGGCGATTTTCGTCACGAATACCTACCCCGGCGGTTACTGGGAAGACCAGGGGTACAACTGGTTCGGAGGCAGCTGA
- a CDS encoding pentapeptide MXKDX repeat protein: MKIITLVLSACLLISGTAFAQDAMKKDGMAMDGMAKDGMMKKDPMAKDGMMKKDHMEKDGMMKKDHMAKDGMMKKDGMAKDGMMKKDEMGKDGMAK, encoded by the coding sequence ATGAAAATCATCACACTTGTACTCTCCGCTTGCCTGTTGATCTCCGGTACCGCCTTTGCCCAGGACGCCATGAAGAAAGATGGCATGGCAATGGACGGCATGGCCAAGGACGGCATGATGAAGAAAGACCCGATGGCCAAAGACGGCATGATGAAGAAGGACCATATGGAAAAAGACGGCATGATGAAGAAAGACCACATGGCCAAGGACGGCATGATGAAGAAAGACGGGATGGCCAAGGATGGCATGATGAAAAAAGATGAGATGGGCAAGGATGGCATGGCGAAGTAA
- the cysT gene encoding sulfate ABC transporter permease subunit CysT, whose amino-acid sequence MTTAATSLPGRASAFRVMPGFNLSLGFTVFYLSLIVLLPLSAVFLKTFGMTWEAFWGAVSSERVVASYRLTFGAALIGALLNVLFGGIVAWVLVRYEFPGKKIIDALVDLPFALPTAVAGIALTALYSSNGWLGRYLEPLGIKVAFTPLGIIVALTFIGLPFVVRTVQPVLQDAERELEEAAASLGASRWQTFIRIIMPTILPALLTGFALAFARATGEYGSVIFIAGNMPMVSEITPLLIITKLEQYDYAGATAIATVMLTASFVLLLTINLLQAWTRKRGQSERI is encoded by the coding sequence ATGACTACTGCAGCAACCTCTCTTCCCGGCCGGGCATCCGCATTTCGCGTGATGCCCGGCTTTAATTTGTCGCTCGGGTTCACCGTGTTTTACCTGAGCCTGATCGTGCTGCTGCCGTTGTCGGCGGTATTCCTGAAAACCTTCGGCATGACCTGGGAAGCGTTCTGGGGCGCCGTCAGTTCCGAGCGCGTGGTGGCGTCCTATCGGCTCACCTTTGGCGCGGCGCTGATCGGCGCGTTGCTCAACGTGCTGTTCGGCGGGATCGTCGCCTGGGTGCTGGTGCGCTACGAATTCCCCGGCAAAAAAATCATCGATGCACTGGTCGACCTGCCGTTCGCGCTGCCGACCGCGGTCGCCGGTATCGCGCTCACCGCGCTGTATTCGTCCAATGGCTGGCTCGGGCGTTATCTCGAACCGCTCGGCATCAAGGTCGCATTCACGCCGCTGGGCATCATCGTGGCGCTGACCTTCATCGGTTTGCCGTTCGTGGTGCGCACCGTGCAACCGGTGCTGCAGGATGCTGAGCGCGAACTCGAAGAAGCCGCCGCCAGCCTCGGTGCCTCGCGCTGGCAAACCTTCATCCGCATCATCATGCCGACGATTTTGCCGGCCTTGCTGACCGGTTTTGCGCTGGCGTTTGCGCGTGCCACCGGCGAATACGGCTCGGTGATTTTTATCGCCGGCAACATGCCGATGGTGTCCGAAATCACGCCGCTGTTGATCATCACCAAGCTCGAGCAATACGATTACGCCGGCGCGACAGCGATTGCGACGGTGATGCTGACTGCCTCATTCGTACTGCTGCTGACGATCAACCTGTTGCAAGCCTGGACCCGCAAGCGCGGCCAGTCGGAAAGGATTTGA
- the cysW gene encoding sulfate ABC transporter permease subunit CysW, whose translation MAATRISSTVEPAWIRWTLIGVALTFLTLFLFVPLVAVFVEAFKKGWETYLAAVVEPDALSAIRLTLLIAAIAVPLNLVFGVAAAWTIAKFEFRGKNILLTLIDLPFSVSPVISGLIYVLLFGAQGWFGPWLQAHDIKILFAVPGMVLATIFVTFPFVARELIPLMQAQGSEEEEAALVLGASGWKTFWHVTLPNIKWGLLYGVILCNARAMGEFGAVSVVSGHIRGETNTIPLQVEILYNEYNFAAAFAVASLLALLALVTLALKSFIEWRLQDSGAHQPEGH comes from the coding sequence ATGGCGGCAACCCGGATTTCCTCTACCGTCGAACCGGCATGGATACGCTGGACGCTGATTGGCGTCGCGCTGACTTTCCTGACGCTGTTTTTGTTCGTGCCGCTGGTGGCGGTGTTTGTCGAAGCCTTCAAGAAGGGCTGGGAGACCTACCTCGCGGCGGTCGTCGAGCCGGATGCGCTGTCGGCGATCCGCCTGACTTTGCTGATCGCGGCGATTGCGGTGCCGCTGAACCTGGTGTTCGGCGTGGCGGCTGCGTGGACGATTGCCAAGTTCGAATTCCGTGGCAAGAACATCCTGCTGACGCTGATCGATTTGCCGTTCTCGGTGTCGCCGGTGATTTCGGGCCTGATCTACGTACTGCTGTTTGGTGCGCAAGGCTGGTTCGGACCGTGGCTGCAAGCGCATGACATCAAGATTTTGTTTGCCGTGCCGGGCATGGTGCTGGCGACGATCTTCGTGACCTTTCCGTTCGTGGCGCGCGAGCTGATTCCGCTGATGCAGGCGCAGGGCAGCGAAGAAGAAGAGGCTGCGCTGGTGCTGGGCGCGTCGGGCTGGAAGACCTTCTGGCATGTCACGCTGCCCAATATCAAGTGGGGTTTGCTGTATGGCGTGATCCTGTGTAATGCCCGGGCCATGGGCGAATTCGGCGCGGTGTCGGTGGTGTCGGGCCACATCCGCGGCGAGACCAACACGATTCCGCTGCAGGTCGAGATCCTCTACAACGAATACAACTTTGCGGCTGCCTTTGCCGTCGCCTCGCTGCTGGCCTTGCTGGCACTGGTGACACTGGCACTCAAATCATTCATCGAATGGCGCTTGCAGGACAGCGGCGCCCATCAACCGGAAGGACATTAA